A genomic segment from Lutibacter sp. A80 encodes:
- a CDS encoding TonB-dependent receptor, with protein sequence MNLKIKLTLIVILMLNISLMAQESFTIKGTVLSAKDNMPIPGVSLLIQNTTRGASTDFDGIFSLDVTEGEVLVASYIGYKTQFITLTNKKEITVVLIEDTAVLDEVVVVGYGARRKSDVTGSVSSVKTEELTAFPVLEAEQALQGRAAGVVVQSNNGGEPGAPIKMNIRGNTSINASSDPLIVVDGFVGATMPQAGDIKSLQVLKDASATAIYGSRGSNGVVLVTTKKGRSGKLNVELNTTYAIQTTSNSLDLLNASDFTKYQNEIRANQGNSTPYVQGDYDTDWQDLIYRTGNTSNNQLSFSGGSDKVSYYASGTYFAQDGVLVNSAYERVSFLTNLDAQVSDKLKIGLGLTGGLSKKDGVTTQSDGSVTVGGDDVVSLAMRFAPDKGIYNDDGSFSTNDKIGDQVDNPWAVATQRDDDTEIENFRANFYADYEIIEGLTFKTTFGLSNSNTFRGLYMPRTLTVTAGQGLDGRAIIRENKTKSVLSENYLTYKKEIGKGDLTLLAGYSYQKTTNKGSYSEGTGTISDSFSYYGLWTATNLINGGSGAIYVNETEIQSQFGRINYDFDDKYLLTATVRRDGASNFAENEKYAIFPSAALGWKVSNEDFLKNNETISNLKLRLSYGVTGNPSIDPYQSLASIASLYASSNGETVAAVTPNQPSNPNLKWESSYQTNIGVDLGLYNNKVLLSLDYYNIDTKDIIMINKGMPDYLGFYNDEILTNAGEINNKGIEVSLNTRNIIKDDFSWTTDLVFSKNKNTVTSLINGVDWFGDGAPSYFSVDDNYILREGEEVGLFYGWDYAGVYQGGTFPAGTATITGGVAGDPLFLDLDDSGDITNDDRKTIGNPNPDFTWGITNSFKYKDFDFNIFFQGSQGGDIFNMTNVQLNNGDANTTYDYYNNAWSSSNTDASQPRPGNNSWREISSRFVEDGSYIRLKNIALGYTFPSENIQKLGIENLRLSLSAQNLLTITDYSGLDPEVNYYGASGDNDTSSNTVRGFDFGNYPTIKSVSFSLSVKF encoded by the coding sequence ATGAATTTAAAAATTAAGCTAACGCTAATTGTAATATTGATGCTCAATATTTCATTAATGGCTCAGGAAAGCTTTACAATAAAGGGAACAGTGTTATCTGCAAAAGATAATATGCCAATTCCGGGTGTAAGTCTTTTAATTCAAAATACTACTAGAGGAGCCTCTACAGATTTTGATGGAATTTTCAGTTTAGATGTAACAGAAGGAGAAGTTCTAGTAGCATCTTATATTGGGTATAAAACCCAATTTATTACGTTAACAAATAAAAAAGAAATTACAGTTGTTTTAATTGAAGATACAGCAGTTTTAGACGAAGTTGTGGTAGTAGGTTATGGAGCTCGAAGAAAAAGTGACGTAACTGGTTCGGTATCTTCTGTAAAAACAGAGGAGTTAACAGCTTTTCCTGTATTAGAAGCAGAGCAAGCGCTTCAGGGTCGTGCAGCTGGTGTAGTTGTACAATCTAATAATGGTGGTGAGCCAGGAGCTCCTATTAAAATGAACATTAGAGGTAATACTTCTATAAATGCAAGTAGTGATCCACTTATTGTAGTAGATGGTTTTGTGGGTGCAACTATGCCACAAGCAGGTGATATTAAATCTTTACAAGTTTTAAAAGATGCATCTGCAACAGCTATTTATGGTTCAAGAGGATCAAATGGTGTTGTTTTGGTAACTACTAAAAAAGGTAGAAGCGGTAAATTAAATGTTGAACTTAACACAACATACGCTATTCAAACAACTTCAAATAGTTTAGATTTATTAAATGCAAGTGATTTTACAAAATATCAAAATGAAATAAGAGCAAATCAAGGTAATTCAACTCCTTATGTTCAAGGAGATTATGATACAGATTGGCAAGATTTAATTTATAGAACAGGTAATACCTCAAATAATCAACTTTCTTTTTCAGGAGGTTCAGATAAAGTAAGTTACTATGCTTCAGGTACTTATTTTGCACAAGATGGGGTGCTGGTTAATTCTGCTTACGAAAGAGTATCATTTTTAACAAATTTAGATGCACAAGTTTCTGATAAATTAAAAATTGGTCTTGGTTTAACAGGTGGTTTAAGTAAAAAAGATGGTGTTACAACTCAATCTGATGGTTCTGTTACCGTGGGTGGTGATGATGTAGTTTCTTTAGCTATGAGATTTGCTCCAGATAAAGGAATTTATAATGATGATGGTTCTTTTTCAACAAATGATAAGATTGGAGATCAAGTTGATAACCCTTGGGCTGTAGCTACTCAAAGAGATGATGATACAGAAATAGAAAATTTTAGAGCAAATTTTTATGCAGATTATGAAATTATTGAAGGTCTTACATTTAAAACAACTTTTGGGTTAAGTAATAGTAATACTTTTAGAGGACTTTATATGCCAAGAACCTTAACTGTTACAGCAGGACAAGGTCTTGACGGAAGAGCTATTATTAGAGAAAATAAAACTAAAAGTGTTTTAAGTGAAAACTATTTGACATATAAAAAAGAAATAGGAAAAGGAGACTTAACTCTATTAGCAGGTTATTCTTATCAAAAAACAACTAATAAAGGATCGTACAGTGAAGGTACTGGGACAATTTCAGATTCTTTTTCTTATTATGGTTTATGGACTGCAACTAATTTAATTAATGGAGGTTCAGGTGCTATTTATGTAAATGAAACAGAAATTCAATCTCAATTTGGAAGAATTAATTACGATTTTGATGATAAATATTTGTTAACTGCTACAGTAAGACGTGATGGAGCTTCTAACTTCGCAGAAAATGAAAAATATGCAATATTCCCTTCAGCAGCATTAGGTTGGAAAGTGTCTAATGAAGATTTCTTAAAAAATAATGAAACAATTTCTAATTTAAAGTTAAGATTAAGTTATGGTGTTACTGGTAACCCATCAATTGATCCTTACCAATCTTTAGCAAGTATTGCAAGTTTATACGCTTCTAGCAATGGTGAAACTGTTGCAGCTGTTACACCAAACCAACCTTCAAACCCAAATTTAAAATGGGAGTCGTCTTACCAAACAAATATTGGGGTAGATTTAGGTTTATACAATAATAAAGTATTACTTTCTTTAGATTATTATAATATTGATACTAAAGATATTATTATGATTAATAAAGGGATGCCTGATTATTTAGGATTTTATAATGATGAGATTCTAACAAATGCAGGAGAAATTAATAATAAAGGGATAGAAGTTTCTTTAAATACTAGAAACATTATTAAAGACGATTTTAGTTGGACAACAGATTTAGTATTCTCTAAAAATAAAAATACAGTAACTTCTTTAATTAACGGTGTTGATTGGTTTGGAGATGGTGCACCAAGTTACTTTAGTGTTGATGATAACTATATTTTAAGAGAAGGTGAAGAAGTAGGTCTTTTCTATGGTTGGGACTATGCAGGTGTATACCAAGGAGGTACTTTCCCAGCTGGTACAGCTACAATTACAGGAGGAGTTGCTGGTGATCCATTATTTTTAGATTTAGATGATAGTGGAGATATTACTAACGATGATAGAAAAACTATCGGTAACCCTAACCCTGACTTCACTTGGGGTATAACTAATAGCTTTAAGTATAAAGATTTTGATTTTAATATCTTTTTTCAAGGATCTCAAGGTGGAGATATTTTTAATATGACTAATGTGCAGTTAAATAATGGAGATGCAAATACTACTTACGATTATTATAATAATGCTTGGTCATCATCTAATACAGATGCAAGTCAACCTCGCCCAGGAAATAATAGTTGGAGAGAAATCTCTTCTCGTTTTGTTGAAGATGGTAGTTATATTAGATTAAAAAATATAGCTTTAGGTTATACATTTCCTTCAGAAAATATACAAAAGTTGGGTATAGAAAATTTAAGATTATCATTGAGTGCGCAAAATTTATTAACAATTACAGACTACTCTGGTTTAGATCCTGAAGTTAACTATTATGGTGCTTCTGGAGATAATGATACATCTAGTAATACTGTTAGAGGATTTGATTTTGGGAATTATCCAACTATAAAATCTGTAAGTTTTAGTCTTAGCGTTAAATTTTAA
- a CDS encoding cupin domain-containing protein, whose product MKRFSEKYIIAKDMEWEELGGGVSRKFLGYDNQIMMVSVKFDKGALGAPHQHFHTQATYCVSGKFEFEIDGVKQIVEAGDGVYIEPNLWHSAVCLEEGQLIDTFSPVREDFLSGDGVSYFGDKK is encoded by the coding sequence ATGAAGCGATTTAGCGAAAAGTACATTATTGCAAAAGATATGGAATGGGAAGAGCTTGGAGGAGGAGTGTCAAGAAAATTTTTAGGATACGATAACCAAATTATGATGGTAAGCGTAAAATTTGACAAAGGAGCGTTAGGTGCACCACACCAGCATTTCCATACACAAGCTACGTATTGTGTTTCAGGTAAATTTGAATTTGAAATTGATGGAGTAAAGCAAATAGTAGAAGCAGGAGATGGTGTGTATATTGAGCCTAATTTATGGCATAGTGCAGTTTGTTTAGAAGAAGGTCAATTAATAGATACCTTTAGTCCTGTAAGAGAAGATTTCTTAAGTGGAGATGGAGTATCTTATTTTGGAGATAAAAAATAA
- a CDS encoding heparinase II/III family protein, with protein sequence MKNSLKIISLLVLLSFISCKQTDSKTSGDLLSEDTNHPSLILTKQGVKDIRANLGSIPIFDKTLAIAQAEIDAEIVKGFDVPVPKDYSGGYTHETHKKNYILMQKAGVLYQILNDEKYAKYVKDMLFEYAKQYPTWPVHPKPRSYARGKLFWQCLNDSNWLVYTSQAYDCIYNYLTEEERTVLETDLFRPFADFISKENPQFFNRVHNHATWGNAAVGMIALAMDDDELLDRALNGVKNVDFNPEEKDNDGGYIRKDGQKIGFFANLNEPFSPDGYFTEGPYYQRYASYPFLIFAQALQNKKPAHKVFEYKDGVLLKSVTALLNLSDAQGEFFLLNDAQKGMSYFNSSLISTVDIGYHFGGNNPELLSIAKMQDEVTLDDAGLAVALGIKEGKEKPFIKKSIQLSDGPDGDQGAVGILRSDDLEVVFKYTAHGLSHGHYDKLSFALFEDGVEVVQDYGMSRFVNIEQKGGGNYLKENTTWAKQTIAHNTITQNEKSQFKGKYDIASNYHSNKYIFSVVDKKVQVASAKEENAYPGTKLHRTMVTIKDEAYKNPYVLDIMRVTSDNTNQYDLPFYFLGQIMQADFEYFKLPTPEVLGKSDGYQHLYKEAEASVKEGNIKLNWLLNNKFYTYSAVTENNDEVIIGRIGANDPDFNLRDEQTLILRKKNAKDALYVSTIESHGTYNPVSELAINAYSNIEQLTVVHNSKEYTAVSIETKNGASKLFIIANENNDKEIKHKLTINNKEYTWKGPYILTENK encoded by the coding sequence ATGAAAAATAGTCTAAAAATAATTTCGTTGTTAGTATTGTTAAGTTTTATTTCTTGTAAACAAACTGATTCTAAAACTTCTGGAGATTTACTTTCTGAAGACACTAACCATCCAAGTTTAATTTTAACTAAACAAGGTGTAAAAGATATTAGAGCTAACTTAGGAAGTATTCCTATTTTTGATAAAACATTGGCAATTGCTCAAGCAGAGATTGATGCTGAAATTGTTAAAGGTTTTGATGTTCCAGTTCCTAAAGATTATTCTGGAGGATATACACATGAAACGCATAAAAAAAATTACATTTTAATGCAAAAAGCGGGTGTACTTTATCAAATCTTAAACGATGAAAAGTATGCTAAATATGTAAAAGATATGTTATTTGAGTATGCAAAACAGTATCCAACCTGGCCTGTTCATCCAAAACCAAGATCTTATGCTAGAGGTAAGTTATTTTGGCAATGTTTAAACGATTCTAATTGGTTGGTATATACAAGTCAAGCATACGATTGTATTTATAATTATTTAACAGAAGAAGAACGTACTGTTTTAGAGACAGATTTATTTAGACCTTTTGCAGATTTTATTTCAAAAGAAAATCCACAATTTTTTAACAGAGTTCACAACCATGCTACATGGGGAAATGCTGCCGTAGGAATGATTGCTTTAGCAATGGATGATGATGAATTATTAGATAGAGCTTTAAATGGTGTTAAAAATGTTGATTTTAATCCAGAAGAAAAAGATAATGATGGTGGTTATATTAGAAAAGATGGTCAAAAAATTGGCTTTTTTGCAAATCTAAACGAGCCTTTTTCTCCAGATGGATATTTTACAGAAGGTCCATATTATCAACGTTACGCATCATATCCATTTTTAATTTTTGCACAAGCGCTTCAAAATAAAAAACCAGCACATAAGGTATTTGAATATAAAGATGGAGTGCTTTTAAAAAGTGTAACAGCTTTATTAAATTTATCAGACGCACAAGGAGAATTCTTTTTATTAAATGATGCACAAAAAGGGATGTCTTATTTTAATTCATCTTTGATATCTACAGTTGATATTGGGTATCATTTTGGAGGAAATAATCCAGAATTACTTAGTATTGCTAAAATGCAAGATGAAGTAACTTTAGATGATGCTGGTTTAGCAGTGGCATTAGGTATTAAAGAAGGTAAAGAAAAACCTTTTATCAAAAAATCAATTCAATTATCTGATGGTCCCGATGGTGACCAAGGCGCAGTTGGAATTTTACGTAGTGATGATTTAGAAGTTGTTTTTAAATATACAGCACACGGTTTAAGTCATGGACATTATGATAAGTTGTCTTTTGCCTTGTTTGAAGATGGTGTTGAAGTGGTACAAGATTATGGTATGAGTCGTTTTGTTAATATTGAACAAAAAGGTGGTGGTAATTACTTAAAAGAAAATACAACTTGGGCAAAACAAACTATTGCACATAATACAATTACACAAAATGAAAAATCTCAATTTAAGGGAAAGTACGATATTGCAAGTAACTACCATTCTAATAAATATATATTTAGTGTTGTAGATAAAAAAGTTCAGGTAGCTAGTGCTAAAGAAGAAAACGCATATCCTGGAACAAAACTACATAGAACTATGGTAACTATTAAGGATGAAGCTTATAAAAATCCTTATGTGTTAGATATTATGCGCGTAACATCTGATAATACAAATCAATATGATCTGCCATTTTATTTTTTAGGACAAATTATGCAGGCAGATTTTGAGTACTTTAAATTGCCAACTCCAGAAGTTTTAGGTAAGTCAGATGGATATCAGCATTTATATAAAGAAGCTGAAGCAAGTGTAAAGGAAGGTAATATTAAACTAAATTGGTTATTAAATAATAAATTTTATACTTATTCGGCGGTAACTGAAAATAATGACGAAGTTATTATTGGTAGAATAGGAGCAAACGATCCCGATTTTAATTTACGTGATGAACAAACATTAATTTTAAGAAAAAAGAATGCAAAAGATGCGTTATATGTTTCAACAATAGAATCACATGGAACTTATAATCCGGTTTCAGAATTAGCAATTAATGCATATAGTAATATAGAACAATTAACAGTGGTTCACAATTCAAAAGAATATACAGCTGTATCAATTGAAACAAAAAATGGAGCATCAAAACTCTTTATTATAGCAAATGAAAATAATGATAAAGAAATAAAGCATAAATTAACAATTAACAATAAAGAATATACCTGGAAAGGTCCTTATATATTAACAGAAAATAAATAA
- a CDS encoding hybrid sensor histidine kinase/response regulator transcription factor, which yields MNNLKFINNFFIVISKGIVLFLFLTNGTNLFAQKKLPPKLKFNSITVENGLPNNIVNSIIQDSVGYVWIATNDGLCRFDGKNYKTFRHSIENKNSISNNFIQSLFVDSKGDLWIMTDQGLNRFDIKKEVFEIYYANGNGGLSHNSPTSMVERSNGEYIIGTYGGGIDILKDGQFIYNYKQENNFSISSNLISSLQIQNDSILWVGNWKNGLNKINLESKKVTKFTYGFNEITSSGEINTLYLDAENYLWIGTNAGLTIYNTKSDSFFKINVENCSSFSDNDILSIFEDNEGVIWLGTRNSGIIKGNRKEILSKKQKNTFVNYLPNDFDDSVNYRSISSFYQDNQNNIWIGTHLLGVNIVNPNGESFRFYNNLAKDNSKSSYKSTWGISEDNNDNIWVGTDGGGLYKFNPFNNNIEKFVADPLDNNSISDNAILSSYFDSKGNLWIGTYAGGLNVLKSGSKKFKHYKKGLSNKNLNSNDIRVIFEDSKQRIWIGTNGGGLHLYKPETDDFKFITEVGWLDIRSLTEDLNGNLWIGTFGNGILSFNYEKNKTETYPEYDKLKAHIVFDVECVSEEDLWIGTRFEGLIHFNLKTKKITQYTEDKGISNNTVNAIVAESKSKLLISTNNGLNLFNVEDETFDSFISANGVRVGSFNGNSGFISKNGYAVFGALNGLNIFYPDEIYKDYNPLKIVFTDFKLFNKSIDVSNEINETPLKQSLSTTTEIELDYSQDVITIEYGALNFPSSKGINYEYILENYDTHWNKVGANTSATYRNLSPGEYVFKVKLAHELEDKNQQISKIKIIIHPPFWLTLPAVLIYIISISFIIVIVLKYYANQIKLRNSLFYTQILREQEKDLNKERFRFFTNFSHELRTPLTLILGPISDILREEKKGKHTSKLKLIKRNSQILLELINKMLEFRKSETEHNHLEVGKYNFTQFLKEISSNFKFYAAQKEIEFNVEIENEYQAWFDYKKIQLVIFNLLSNAFKYTPKGGEIKITVQEVSNTILLKIADTGSGIKQEALDSIFNLYYHKDNADTIEGTGIGLALCKKLMDLHQGEILVESKIGVGSCFKIELFKNKDHFSKIKNVEFIDSKDFIIKKPFIDETLLLHNEPIQFKFNKNDKVVLIVDDNQDIINYLNEILSESFKVVSAKNGKIGVEKAFEIIPDLIISDIMMPEKSGMDLCKELKNSEKTSHVPIILLTAKLGDSDRLEGVEIGADDYITKPFDSNFLLAKIENIFSNRKKLINFYSDSEITNPKLIDPLKNIEDKFLAKLEQLVFEKYNGDILIPELAKELGYSRSSLYRKVKAVTGSSVSDYIKRVRLNKAAKLLVESDFNVSQAAFDSGFNDVKYFSVSFKKQFGISPSKYKAENLNNKS from the coding sequence TTGAATAATTTAAAATTTATAAATAATTTTTTTATTGTAATTAGTAAAGGAATAGTACTATTTCTATTTTTAACTAATGGGACAAATTTATTTGCTCAAAAAAAGCTACCGCCTAAATTAAAATTTAATTCTATTACAGTAGAAAATGGCTTGCCTAATAATATTGTAAATTCTATTATTCAAGACTCTGTTGGATATGTTTGGATTGCAACTAACGATGGCTTGTGTAGGTTTGATGGTAAAAATTATAAAACATTTAGGCATTCAATAGAGAATAAAAATTCCATTTCTAATAATTTTATTCAATCTTTATTTGTTGATAGTAAAGGTGATTTGTGGATTATGACAGATCAAGGGTTGAATAGGTTTGATATTAAAAAAGAAGTGTTTGAAATTTATTATGCCAATGGAAATGGAGGCCTAAGTCATAACAGTCCTACTTCTATGGTTGAAAGAAGTAATGGAGAATACATTATTGGTACTTATGGAGGAGGAATTGATATTTTAAAAGACGGACAATTTATTTATAATTATAAACAAGAAAATAATTTTAGTATATCTTCAAACTTAATTTCATCACTTCAAATTCAAAACGATAGTATTCTTTGGGTTGGAAACTGGAAAAATGGTCTAAATAAAATTAATTTAGAATCAAAAAAAGTAACAAAATTTACTTACGGTTTTAATGAAATTACTTCTTCTGGTGAAATTAACACCTTGTATTTAGATGCAGAAAATTATTTGTGGATTGGTACAAATGCAGGTTTAACAATTTATAATACTAAAAGCGATTCATTTTTTAAAATTAATGTAGAAAATTGTAGTTCATTTTCAGATAACGATATTTTAAGCATATTTGAAGACAATGAAGGCGTTATTTGGTTAGGGACTCGAAATTCGGGAATTATTAAAGGGAATAGAAAAGAAATTCTTTCAAAAAAACAAAAAAATACTTTTGTCAATTATTTACCTAATGATTTTGATGATAGTGTAAATTATAGATCTATAAGTTCTTTTTATCAAGACAATCAAAATAATATTTGGATAGGAACACATTTATTGGGTGTAAATATAGTAAATCCAAATGGTGAAAGTTTTAGATTCTACAACAATTTAGCTAAAGATAATAGTAAATCAAGTTATAAAAGTACTTGGGGGATTAGTGAAGATAATAACGATAATATTTGGGTAGGAACTGATGGAGGAGGTTTGTATAAGTTTAATCCTTTTAACAATAATATTGAAAAATTTGTAGCAGATCCTTTAGATAATAATTCTATTAGCGATAATGCTATTTTAAGTTCTTACTTTGATAGTAAAGGTAATTTATGGATTGGTACTTATGCTGGTGGTTTGAACGTATTAAAATCAGGTTCAAAAAAATTTAAACATTATAAAAAAGGACTTTCAAATAAAAATTTGAATAGTAATGATATTCGGGTAATTTTTGAAGATAGTAAGCAACGGATTTGGATTGGAACAAATGGAGGAGGTTTGCATTTGTATAAACCTGAAACCGATGATTTTAAATTTATTACTGAAGTTGGTTGGTTAGATATTAGGTCTTTAACAGAAGATTTAAACGGCAATTTGTGGATTGGGACTTTTGGAAATGGAATTTTATCGTTTAATTATGAAAAAAATAAAACGGAAACATATCCAGAGTATGATAAGTTAAAAGCACATATTGTATTTGATGTTGAATGTGTTTCTGAAGAAGATTTATGGATAGGTACACGGTTTGAAGGACTGATACATTTTAATTTAAAAACAAAAAAAATAACTCAATATACAGAAGATAAGGGAATTTCAAATAATACTGTAAACGCAATAGTTGCAGAATCTAAATCTAAACTATTAATAAGTACTAATAATGGCTTAAATTTATTTAATGTAGAAGATGAAACTTTCGATAGTTTTATTTCGGCAAACGGAGTTAGAGTAGGTTCTTTTAATGGTAATTCAGGATTTATTTCTAAAAATGGATATGCTGTTTTTGGAGCTCTTAACGGGTTAAATATTTTTTATCCAGATGAAATTTATAAAGATTATAACCCTTTAAAAATAGTGTTTACAGATTTTAAACTATTTAATAAATCTATTGATGTTAGCAACGAAATTAATGAAACGCCTTTAAAGCAAAGTCTTTCCACAACCACTGAAATTGAATTAGATTACAGTCAAGATGTTATAACAATTGAATATGGAGCGTTAAATTTTCCAAGTTCAAAAGGAATAAATTACGAATATATTTTAGAAAATTACGATACACATTGGAATAAAGTAGGTGCTAATACGTCTGCAACATACAGAAATTTATCACCTGGAGAGTATGTTTTTAAGGTAAAATTAGCACATGAGTTAGAAGATAAAAACCAGCAAATATCTAAAATCAAAATAATTATTCACCCACCATTTTGGTTAACATTACCAGCAGTATTAATTTATATAATTAGTATTTCGTTTATTATTGTTATAGTTTTAAAATATTATGCAAATCAAATTAAATTAAGAAATTCGCTTTTCTATACTCAAATTTTGCGTGAGCAAGAGAAAGATTTAAATAAAGAAAGGTTCCGGTTTTTTACAAATTTTTCTCACGAACTTAGAACTCCTCTAACTTTAATTTTAGGGCCTATTTCAGATATATTAAGGGAAGAAAAAAAAGGAAAACATACAAGTAAGTTAAAATTGATAAAAAGAAATTCTCAAATTTTATTAGAGCTAATTAATAAAATGCTCGAATTTAGAAAATCTGAGACAGAACACAATCATTTAGAAGTGGGCAAATATAATTTTACTCAATTTTTAAAAGAAATTTCAAGTAATTTTAAATTTTATGCAGCTCAAAAAGAAATTGAATTTAATGTAGAAATTGAGAACGAATATCAGGCTTGGTTCGATTATAAAAAAATACAACTTGTAATTTTTAATTTGCTGTCAAACGCCTTTAAATATACACCGAAAGGTGGTGAAATTAAAATTACTGTTCAAGAAGTTTCAAATACTATTTTACTTAAAATTGCAGATACAGGTTCGGGAATTAAACAAGAAGCATTAGATTCTATTTTTAATTTATATTACCATAAAGATAATGCAGATACAATTGAAGGTACCGGTATAGGATTGGCTTTGTGTAAAAAATTAATGGATTTACACCAAGGAGAGATATTGGTAGAGAGTAAAATAGGAGTGGGGTCTTGTTTTAAAATTGAATTATTTAAAAATAAAGATCATTTTTCTAAAATAAAAAATGTTGAGTTTATAGATTCGAAAGATTTTATTATAAAAAAACCGTTTATAGATGAAACTTTGTTATTACATAACGAGCCGATACAATTCAAGTTTAATAAAAACGATAAAGTTGTTCTTATTGTTGATGATAATCAAGATATAATTAATTATTTAAATGAAATACTGTCAGAAAGTTTTAAAGTAGTATCTGCAAAAAACGGAAAAATTGGAGTTGAAAAAGCTTTTGAAATAATTCCTGATTTAATTATTTCAGACATAATGATGCCAGAAAAATCTGGAATGGATTTATGTAAAGAATTAAAAAACTCTGAAAAAACAAGTCATGTACCAATTATTTTATTAACCGCAAAACTAGGTGATAGTGACCGTTTAGAAGGTGTAGAAATAGGTGCGGATGATTATATAACTAAACCATTTGATTCAAACTTTTTATTGGCTAAAATTGAAAATATATTTAGCAATAGAAAAAAACTAATTAATTTTTATAGTGATTCAGAAATAACTAATCCAAAATTAATAGATCCATTAAAGAATATTGAAGATAAATTTCTAGCTAAATTAGAACAGCTGGTTTTTGAGAAATATAATGGAGATATATTAATACCTGAACTTGCAAAAGAGTTAGGGTATAGTAGGTCATCTCTTTATAGAAAAGTTAAAGCCGTAACCGGATCTTCGGTAAGCGATTATATTAAAAGAGTTCGTTTAAATAAGGCTGCAAAATTATTAGTTGAAAGTGATTTTAATGTTTCACAAGCTGCTTTTGATTCTGGTTTTAATGACGTCAAGTATTTTAGTGTAAGTTTTAAAAAACAATTTGGCATTTCACCTTCAAAATATAAAGCCGAAAACCTAAATAATAAAAGTTAG